In one Solanum dulcamara chromosome 1, daSolDulc1.2, whole genome shotgun sequence genomic region, the following are encoded:
- the LOC129880016 gene encoding probable carboxylesterase 120 gives MASQKFVPPVFDNPFLNIEELPGDTIVRKPEPLIQANSDPNDTSLVISKDVDLDINKKTWLRIYVPRRIIANHDDEKLPVIFYYHGGGFVFFHANSYAWDRFCQGLAEKLGAMVIALEYRLAPENRLPAAYDDAMDALYWIKSTQDEWIRNYSDLSNVYLFGSSSGGNMAYHAGLRVASTSYKELEPVKIKGLILHQPYFSGKNKTESEEKLKDDQLLPYHAIDKMFDLSLPKGTLDHDHEYSNPFLNGGSKHLDDMVARGWGILVTGVSGDPLVDAARNFANFVEEKGIKTFKLFGDGYHAIELIEPSIAAVLFGATRDFISATRN, from the exons ATGGCTAGCCAAAAATTTGTTCCCCCAGTTTTTGACAATCCCTTTCTTAACATTGAAGAATTACCAGGTGACACAATAGTACGTAAACCTGAACCTCTCATACAAGCCAATTCTGATCCCAATGATACTTCCTTAGTCATTTCTAAGGACGTAGACCTTGACATCAATAAAAAAACATGGCTACGAATATACGTCCCACGACGAATAATTGCAAATCATGATGACGAAAAATTGCCTGTCATTTTTTACTATCACGGCGGAGGCTTTGTTTTCTTCCATGCTAATAGTTATGCTTGGGATCGTTTTTGTCAAGGACTTGCTGAGAAACTTGGTGCAATGGTTATCGCCCTTGAATATCGTCTGGCCCCTGAAAACCGTCTTCCTGCAGCTTACGATGATGCCATGGACGCGTTATATTGGATTAAATCAACTCAAGATGAATGGATTCGAAATTATTCTGATTTGAGTAACGTCTATCTTTTTGGATCCAGTTCCGGTGGAAACATGGCTTACCATGCAG GGTTACGTGTAGCATCTACATCATACAAAGAACTCGAGCCAGTTAAGATCAAAGGGCTAATTTTGCATCAACCATATTTTAGTGGAAAAAACAAGACAGAATCAGAAGAGAAGCTAAAGGATGATCAACTTTTGCCATATCATGCAATTGACAAGATGTTCGACTTGTCTTTGCCAAAAGGGACACTAGATCATGATCATGAATATTCCAATCCATTTCTTAATGGAGGATCAAAGCATTTAGATGATATGGTCGCACGAGGCTGGGGGATCCTTGTAACTGGTGTCTCTGGTGATCCTCTAGTTGATGCAGCGCGAAATTTTGCTAATTTTGTGGAAGAGAAAGGTATAAAAACTTTCAAGCTCTTTGGAGATGGTTACCATGCCATTGAGTTGATTGAGCCATCAATAGCTGCAGTCTTATTTGGTGCCACTAGGGATTTCATATCTGCTACCAGAAATTAA